The stretch of DNA TGCTTCACGGCGTGCTGCATGTGGAAAGGTGCGCAGATCGCTGAGGGCGCTGCCGTGAAACTTGAGCACCTTCATGCGAGGGACCTACGAGAACTTTGACACCTACCGCCTGCCCGGTTCACGCAGTCACCTCACCCCGCCTCCCCCAGATAATCCCGCCAGATCGCCTTCTCCCCCAATCCGGCCGCGAAGGCCGTGTGCGCGGCCAGCTCGGCCTCGGTGAGGCGACTGCGCATCGGGCGGGGGCCGTGCTCGATGGGCGCCGCCCGCAACGACGGACCGGCCGGGCCGGCATTGCCCTCGACCGTCAGCCCGAGGGTCGTCTGCTTGCCGCCGAGCAGCTCGATATAGACCTCGGCCAGGATCTGCGCGTCGAGGAGCGCGCCGTGCTTGGTGCGGCGGGAATTGTCGATGCCGTAGCGCGAGCACAGCGCGTCGAGGTTGTTGGCCGCGCCCGGATGCTTGCGGCGGGCGAGCGCCAGGGTGTCGACGACGGAGGCGAGCTCGATCGCCGGCGGCGCCGTGTCGCCGAGCCGCGCATATTCGGCGTTGAGGAAGCCGACGTCGAAGGCGGCGTTGTGGATCACCAGCGTCGCGTCGGCGCAGAAATCCAGGAAGTCGGGCAGGATCTGCGCGAAGAGCGGCTTGTCGGAGAGGAAGGCATCCGAGAGTCCGTGGACCCGGAACGCGCCCTCCGACACCGCCCGCTGCGGGTTGATGTAGCGGTGGAACTCGCGCCCCGACGGGATGTGGTTGAGAAGCTCGATGCAGCCGATCTCGATCAGCCGGTCGGTCTTGGCCTCGGTGCCGGTGGTCTCGGTGTCGAGGACGATCTCGCGCAGCATCGTGCGGCCCCTGTGACAATGGTTTGACCTGATGTAGCGAGGAAGCGTTAACCGGCCCGCCCCGCCGCCGCGATCACCGCCTCGACCTGCGCTTCGGCATGGGGAAAGCCCCGGTCGGTCTCGATCAGGAAGTCGGCCCGGCGACGCTTCTCGGCATCCGCCATCTGCTTGGCGAGGATCTGCGCGAAGGCCTCCTCGGTCATGCCGGGGCGGGCCAGCACCCGGGCCCGCTGCACCTCGGCCGGGGCGGTGACCACCGCGACGGCGTCGCATCCGGCATCACCCCCGGTCTCGAACAGCAGCGGCACGTCGAGCACCACGAGGGGCGCGGCATCGTGGGCGGCGAGGAAATCGTCCCGCGCCTGACGCACCAGGGGATGGACCAGGGATTCGAGGAGGCGCAGGCGCTCCGGCTCGCCGAGCACGACGTTGCGCAACGCCGCGCGATCGACCGCGCCGTCGGGGGCGAGCGTGCCGGGAAAGGCCGCGCCGATGGCGGTCGCCGCGGCGCCGCCCGGCCCGTAGAGCGCGTGGACGCAGGCATCGGCGTCGTGGACCGGCACGCCGCGCGCCCGGAACATCGCCGCCGTGGCGCTCTTGCCCATGCCGATCGAGCCGGTGAGGCCGAGGACGAACGGCCGGCTCATCGATGGCTTCCGAGATCGGCGACGATGCGGGCGCGCAAGGCCGGCGTCACCGCGGGCGTGCGGCCGAACCACCGCGAAAAGCCCGGTACCGCCTGGTGCAGCAGCATGCCGAGCCCGTCCACCGCCGGCAGGGCCCGGGCCCGGGCGGCGGCGAGGAGCGGGGTTTCGAGCGGCACGTAGACGATGTCGGCCACCGCAGCCTGATCGGGGAGCGGCGCGAGGTCGAGGGCGAGCGCGTCCTGGCCGGCCATGCCGAGCGCCGTGGTGTTGATGAGGAGCCCGGTCTCCGGGAGATGCGCCGGCACCGCGTCCCAGGCAATGGCGGTGATCCGGGCCGGATCGAGGGCGGTCAGGCCCTCGGCCCGCTCGGCGCTGCGGTTGGCGACGATCAGCCGGTGGAGGCCGCGTTCGAGAAGCCCGACCAGGATGGCGCGGGCCGCCCCGCCGGCGCCGAGCACCAGGGCGGCGCGGCCCTCCGCGACGCCCGTCGCCTCCGGCCAGCCGGCGCCCAGGCTGGCATCGAGATGGGCGAGGAAGCCGGGCGCATCGGTGTTGTCGCCGTGGAGACGCCCGTCCTCGAACCACAGGGTGTTGACGGCGCCGATCCGCTCGGCCCGCGGCGTCAGCACCTCGGCGAGGCGGAACGCCGCCTCCTTGTGCGGGATCGTGACGTTGCCGCCCACCCAGCCTTCGGCCCGGAGGCTGCGGACGAAATCCGGAAAGATGTCCGGATGCACGTCGACGCGCTCGTAGGTGCCGGGCAGGCCGTGCTCGGCGAGCCAGTGGCCGTGGATCAGCGGCGAGCGGGAATGGGCGATCGGGTGGCCCACCACGAAGGCTCGGGGGTGCGGGGTCGTCATCGGGAAGGTCGTCTCAGAGCGTGGTCGGCGGCACGGGCAAAAGAGATCTGCGAGTTTTCCGCGTCACAGGGTCATCCCGGGGCCGCGCAGCGGAGCCCGGGATCCAGAACCGCAGGTGATCCAGAACGAGTCGGCGAGCGCCCCGCCTTGTTCTGCCCGCTCGGCGGTTCTGGATTCCGGGCTCCGCTACGCGGCCCCGGAATGACGAGGAGGGTGTGAAGGCGGCCGGAGACCATCGAACGCGCCCTCAGAAAGCCAGCAACCCCCGCCCGCGCAACCGCGCGAGCAGGGGGAGGAGCGGCAGGCCCAGGATGGTCGAGTGGTCGCCCTCGATGCGGTCGAACAGGTGAATGCCGGCGCCCTCGAGCTGGTAGGCGCCGACGCTGCCGGTCACGGCAGGCCCGGCAGCGTCGAGATAGGCGGCGATTCCCGCCGCATCGAGCGGCCGCATCGTCAGCCGCGCGGTGACGACGAAGAGCTCGGCCACCGCGCCGTCGATGGCGAGAGCCACGGCCGAATGGAGCGCGTGGCTGCGCCCCTGCAAACGGGCGAGATGCGCCGCGGCGCCGGCCCGGTCGGCGGGCTTGTGGAAGACCGTGCCGTCGAGGTCGAGCACCTGGTCGGCGCCGATCACCACCCGGTCGGGGGCCTGCACGGCGACCGCGGCGGCCTTGGCGGCGGCCAGCCGCTCGGCGAGCTGCGCGGGCGACAGGCCGGCCGCTTCCGCTTCGACGGCGCGCTCGTCGACGCCCGGGGCCCGGGTCTCGACGGGAAGAGCGGCCGATTCGAGCAGGCCGCGCCGCGTCGGGCTGGTCGAGGCGAGGAGGAGCGGCGCGGGGCCGCGCCAGAGGGACGGATGCGACATCGTCGGTCTCAATCGGCGATGAACTTCAGCCGGTGCTCGCGGTGGAGATCGACGATCGCCGCCGCGGTCTCCTCGATCGAGCGCCGGGTGACGTCGATCACCGGCCAGCGGTTGCGGGCGAAGAGCCGGCGCGAGCTCGCGATCTCGTTCGCCACCGCGTCGCGGTCGACATAGGACGAGGAATCGTCGGCCTTGAGGCTGAGCAGGCGGTTCTGGCGGATCTGGACGATCCGCTCCGGCGAGGCGATCAGCCCGACGATCAGCGGCTGGCGCAGGGTCTCGAGGATGGCCGGCGGCGGCACGCCGGGGATCAGCGGGATGTTGGTGGTCTTCAGGCCGCGATTGGCGAGGTAGATCGCCGTCGGCGTCTTCGAGGTGCGGCTCACCCCGAGGATGATCACGTCCGCCTCGTTGAGGTCGTGCGGCAGGTTGCCGTCGTCGTGGGCGAGCGTGAAGTTCATCGCGTCGATGCGCTTGAAGTACTCCGCGTTCAGCATGTGCTGCGCCCCCGGCCGGGCGGTGGAATGGGTGCCGAGATAGGCCTGCAGCAGCTGGTGGACCGGCTCCAGCACCGAGAGCAGCGGCGAGCCGGTGGCCCGGCAGGCCTCCTCCAGCCGCTCGGTCAGCTCGCGCCCGACCAGGGTGTAGAGCACGATGCCGGGGGCCTGCTCGATCTCGTTGATCACCCGTTCGAGCTGGGTGCCCGAGCGCACGAGCGGATAGACGTGCTCGATCGCCGAGACCCCCTCGTACTGCGCCGCCGCGGCGCGGCCGACATTGATCAGGGTCTCGCCGGTGGAGTCCGACACGAGGTGGAGGTGGAAGTAGCTGCGGACCACGCGGGCTCCCCGGGCTCGCCGCGGGCGCGGCGGACGCAAGAGCATCTTTGCGACGGCATGGACGGTGCCTGTCGCAAAAATGCAGAAAGATCAAGCACCTGAAGCGGCGTCCGATGGACGGGCGATCGGGCGCCGCTCCAGCGAGTCCGCTGCCCGGTGGGTCGTCCACCGATCGGCGGCGCGGAGTCGATGAGTGTGGATAATCCGCCTGCGCAGGCAGGTCCAGGCGGGAGGCCTGTGGGTTAACGGCTCAACGGCTCAACAGGCCGGACGTTAACACTCGTGGCGGGCCGCCCGTGGGAGAATCCGGGACGTGGACCCGCCGAGTCCGCCACGGCAGGGCGCAAGCCCATGGTGACTCTCGTGATCCTTCGACAATGGAGCAAATCTGTTAAAGGCCTCTTAACGCACCGGCGGTGGGGACGGGCTGTGGACGGGGCTGGAGCCCCGCGATGCCTGCCCCCAATAGAAAAAACAGATTCCTAGAATCTCTCTTTTCTTTTCAGAGGCCTGGGTGGGGATGGGCATCGTGGCGGGTCGCGACCAAGCGTCGGGCTGGCGCGCGGCAGCGGTTCTCGGCATAGGGAGAGCCGAGCCGCCGGCGTGGCGGCAGAAGGTTTTCGGGGGGACGGAGCATGGGCGGGACCGCGGGAGCCGGACGGGGAGCCGCAGAGCGGCCGATCCTGCGGGTGCTGAACGGCGAGGCGCTGTCGCCGCCGCCCGCCTGGATGATGCGCCAGGCCGGGCGCTACCTGCCGGAATACCGGGCGGTCCGGGCCGAGGCCGGCTCCTTCCTCGACCTCTGCTACAATCCTGACTTCGCCACCGAGGTCACCCTCCAGCCGATCCGCCGCTTCGGCTTCGAGGCGGCGATCCTGTTCTCCGACATCCTGGTGGTGCCGCACGCGCTCGGCCAGGACGTGCGCTTCGTGGAAGGGGAGGGGCCCCGCCTCGACCCGATGGCCGGCCGGCCGGAATTCGACCGGCTGATCGAGGCGGGCGATCCGCGGATCATGCGCCACCTGAACCCGGTCTTCGAGACCGTCGGGCGCCTGCGGGCGGAACTGCCGTCCGAGACGACGCTGCTGGGCTTCTGCGGCGCGCCCTGGACGGTGGCGAGCTACATGATCGGCGGCCGCGGCACGCCGGACCTCGCACCCGCCCGGGCACTCGCCGCCCGCGACCCCGCCCTCCTCGACGCCCTGATCGACCGGCTGGTCGCGGTCTCGACCGAGTACCTGGTGCGCCAGTTCGAGGCCGGCGCCGACGCGGTGCAGATCTTCGAGAGCCATGCCGGCAGCTTGCCGGACGTGCCCGCGGGTGAGACCTGCGACGCCCTGGCGCGCTGGAGCCTCGCGCCGATCGCCCGGATCGTGTCGGGCATCCGCGCCCGGGTGCCGGGCGCCAGGATCATCGTCTTCGCCCGCGGCTCGGGGCTCGACGGCCATGCCCGGGTGGCCGCGGAGACCGGCGCCGACGCGGTCGGGGTCGATTGGGCGGTGGACCTGAAGGCTCTCCGCGCCCGCCTGCCGGCCTCGGTGGTCACTCAAGGCAATCTCCACCCCGAGACCCTGATCGCCGGTGGCGAGGCCCTGGACGCCGCCGTGGACGCGATCCGCGAGGCGACCGCCGGCACGCCCCACATCTTCAACCTCGGCCACGGCATCACCCCGCAGACGCCGATCGCCCATGTCGAGCGGATGCTGGCGCGGCTGCGAGGGTGAGGGCCCTCGGCGGACGGCGCTCGGCCCGTTCCCCGCGACGGTTATGCCGCCCTCCGCGTCATCCCGGGGCCGCGCAGCGGAACCCGGGATCCATAACCGCCGACGTGTCAGGATGAAGCGGGACGCTGGCAATCCATTCCGGCACCGTCAGCGGTTATGGATCCCGGGTTCTCGCCTTCGGCGAGCCCCGGGATGACGAAGAGGGTGGCAGGATCGGTCGATCCCAAGATTTTAGTAAAATCACACATCCCTCACAGGAATAAACCCACCGTGTATCTCTGGATCAAGGCCGCCCACATCATCTCGCTCATCGCCTGGATGGCGGCGATGCTCTACCTGCCGCGGCTGTTCGTCTATCACGCCGCGTTGCCGGCCGGGTCTCCGACGGCTGAGACCTTCAAGGTGATGGAGCGGCGCCTCGCCAAGGCGATCATGCTGCCGGGGATGATCGCGACCTGGATCTTCGGCATCGCCCTCGTGGTGATGAGCGGCGCCTATACCCAGGGCTGGATGCACGCCAAGTTCGCCCTGGTGCTGGCGATGAGCGGCATCCACGGCTGGCTGTCGCGGATGGTCAAGGACTTC from Methylobacterium aquaticum encodes:
- the dnaQ gene encoding DNA polymerase III subunit epsilon — translated: MLREIVLDTETTGTEAKTDRLIEIGCIELLNHIPSGREFHRYINPQRAVSEGAFRVHGLSDAFLSDKPLFAQILPDFLDFCADATLVIHNAAFDVGFLNAEYARLGDTAPPAIELASVVDTLALARRKHPGAANNLDALCSRYGIDNSRRTKHGALLDAQILAEVYIELLGGKQTTLGLTVEGNAGPAGPSLRAAPIEHGPRPMRSRLTEAELAAHTAFAAGLGEKAIWRDYLGEAG
- the coaE gene encoding dephospho-CoA kinase (Dephospho-CoA kinase (CoaE) performs the final step in coenzyme A biosynthesis.) — translated: MSRPFVLGLTGSIGMGKSATAAMFRARGVPVHDADACVHALYGPGGAAATAIGAAFPGTLAPDGAVDRAALRNVVLGEPERLRLLESLVHPLVRQARDDFLAAHDAAPLVVLDVPLLFETGGDAGCDAVAVVTAPAEVQRARVLARPGMTEEAFAQILAKQMADAEKRRRADFLIETDRGFPHAEAQVEAVIAAAGRAG
- a CDS encoding shikimate dehydrogenase: MTTPHPRAFVVGHPIAHSRSPLIHGHWLAEHGLPGTYERVDVHPDIFPDFVRSLRAEGWVGGNVTIPHKEAAFRLAEVLTPRAERIGAVNTLWFEDGRLHGDNTDAPGFLAHLDASLGAGWPEATGVAEGRAALVLGAGGAARAILVGLLERGLHRLIVANRSAERAEGLTALDPARITAIAWDAVPAHLPETGLLINTTALGMAGQDALALDLAPLPDQAAVADIVYVPLETPLLAAARARALPAVDGLGMLLHQAVPGFSRWFGRTPAVTPALRARIVADLGSHR
- a CDS encoding Maf family protein, which codes for MSHPSLWRGPAPLLLASTSPTRRGLLESAALPVETRAPGVDERAVEAEAAGLSPAQLAERLAAAKAAAVAVQAPDRVVIGADQVLDLDGTVFHKPADRAGAAAHLARLQGRSHALHSAVALAIDGAVAELFVVTARLTMRPLDAAGIAAYLDAAGPAVTGSVGAYQLEGAGIHLFDRIEGDHSTILGLPLLPLLARLRGRGLLAF
- a CDS encoding pyruvate, water dikinase regulatory protein; its protein translation is MVRSYFHLHLVSDSTGETLINVGRAAAAQYEGVSAIEHVYPLVRSGTQLERVINEIEQAPGIVLYTLVGRELTERLEEACRATGSPLLSVLEPVHQLLQAYLGTHSTARPGAQHMLNAEYFKRIDAMNFTLAHDDGNLPHDLNEADVIILGVSRTSKTPTAIYLANRGLKTTNIPLIPGVPPPAILETLRQPLIVGLIASPERIVQIRQNRLLSLKADDSSSYVDRDAVANEIASSRRLFARNRWPVIDVTRRSIEETAAAIVDLHREHRLKFIAD
- the hemE gene encoding uroporphyrinogen decarboxylase, which translates into the protein MGGTAGAGRGAAERPILRVLNGEALSPPPAWMMRQAGRYLPEYRAVRAEAGSFLDLCYNPDFATEVTLQPIRRFGFEAAILFSDILVVPHALGQDVRFVEGEGPRLDPMAGRPEFDRLIEAGDPRIMRHLNPVFETVGRLRAELPSETTLLGFCGAPWTVASYMIGGRGTPDLAPARALAARDPALLDALIDRLVAVSTEYLVRQFEAGADAVQIFESHAGSLPDVPAGETCDALARWSLAPIARIVSGIRARVPGARIIVFARGSGLDGHARVAAETGADAVGVDWAVDLKALRARLPASVVTQGNLHPETLIAGGEALDAAVDAIREATAGTPHIFNLGHGITPQTPIAHVERMLARLRG
- the hemJ gene encoding protoporphyrinogen oxidase HemJ; the protein is MYLWIKAAHIISLIAWMAAMLYLPRLFVYHAALPAGSPTAETFKVMERRLAKAIMLPGMIATWIFGIALVVMSGAYTQGWMHAKFALVLAMSGIHGWLSRMVKDFAADRNTRSTKFYRVLNEVPTLLMILIVILVVVKPF